A genomic region of Peptoniphilus sp. ING2-D1G contains the following coding sequences:
- a CDS encoding hypothetical protein (This family contains proteins with N-acetyltransferase functions such as Elp3-related proteins; Family membership) produces MKFRKALSKDLAIINKIFKEGSEYLKNSGVDQWQGDTVPVAENEKDFYVLEDLGEVVAVGLVMDYDLQYDIIYDGHWHYEENYLAVHKLATNKRFRRRGCATKLLKEIEDLAMDSDIYVIRIDTHNDNLPMNNLLLKSGYKRAGIVELIDGGIRNAYDKKLTRE; encoded by the coding sequence ATGAAATTCAGAAAAGCATTATCAAAGGATTTGGCAATAATAAATAAGATTTTTAAAGAAGGTTCGGAATATTTAAAAAATTCAGGCGTGGATCAATGGCAAGGAGATACTGTGCCGGTTGCTGAAAATGAGAAAGACTTTTATGTTTTAGAAGATTTGGGCGAGGTGGTCGCAGTGGGTCTTGTAATGGATTATGATTTGCAATACGATATAATATATGACGGACATTGGCACTACGAGGAAAACTACTTAGCTGTTCACAAACTTGCGACAAATAAGAGGTTTAGGAGAAGAGGATGTGCAACAAAGCTTTTAAAAGAAATTGAAGATTTGGCAATGGACAGCGATATTTATGTAATAAGAATTGACACTCATAATGATAATCTTCCCATGAATAATCTATTATTAAAAAGCGGATATAAAAGAGCGGGAATTGTTGAGCTTATAGATGGGGGCATTAGAAATGCCTATGATAAAAAATTGACCCGAGAATAA
- a CDS encoding Sugar fermentation stimulation protein (This family contains Sugar fermentation stimulation proteins. Which is probably a regulatory factor involved in maltose metabolism. SfsA has been shown to bind DNA [2] and it contains a helix-turn-helix motif that probably binds DNA at its C-terminus; High confidence in function and specificity): MKYENTLNGKFIERTNRFICYCDINGEKNKVYVPNTGRCKEILVEGADVVLSESKDSHRKTKYTLLSVYTNGGLINIDSQAPNKIVYDAIIERKIFKDVELTIISKEKSYLDSRFDIYYEGLRKEKLIKGFIEIKGVTLFENNIAYFPDAPTLRGLKHIKELITALKEGYESNIVLLIQKQGSKYFLPNYKMQPEFAKYLYKAQTQGVNIKAYDTLVTENEITLNSEIPIGDLKQFK; this comes from the coding sequence ATGAAATACGAAAATACATTAAATGGAAAATTTATTGAAAGAACTAATAGATTTATTTGTTATTGTGATATCAATGGAGAAAAAAATAAAGTATATGTCCCAAATACAGGAAGGTGTAAAGAGATATTAGTTGAGGGCGCAGATGTTGTCCTTTCAGAAAGCAAGGATTCCCACAGAAAAACAAAATACACTCTATTATCAGTCTATACAAATGGAGGCTTGATAAACATAGACTCACAGGCTCCAAATAAAATTGTATATGATGCAATTATTGAAAGAAAAATATTTAAAGATGTTGAGCTCACTATTATTTCAAAAGAAAAAAGCTATTTAGACTCCAGATTTGATATATACTATGAAGGACTTAGAAAAGAAAAGCTTATTAAAGGATTTATAGAAATAAAAGGAGTGACATTATTTGAAAACAATATAGCATACTTTCCGGACGCTCCCACATTAAGAGGGCTTAAACACATAAAAGAACTCATCACCGCACTCAAAGAAGGCTATGAATCCAACATAGTGCTTTTAATTCAAAAACAAGGCTCAAAATATTTTCTACCCAATTACAAAATGCAACCGGAATTTGCAAAATATCTATATAAAGCACAAACCCAAGGTGTGAATATCAAAGCCTATGATACCCTTGTTACAGAAAA